Proteins co-encoded in one Hypanus sabinus isolate sHypSab1 chromosome 6, sHypSab1.hap1, whole genome shotgun sequence genomic window:
- the crybb1l3 gene encoding crystallin, beta B1, like 3 produces MSHSGTQGSVGSHSASGLRSNRIIIYEHENFQGRWVDINAECRNICDRGFGRVGSFRVECGPWVGYEQQNFCGEMFMLEKGEYPRWDSWSNSYRTDCMMSFRPVRMDGQDHKICLHECANFDGRKMEICDEDIPSLWAYGFQDRVASIKVTGGTWVGYEYPGYRGYQYVLECGSYKHWNEWGAKQPLIQSMRRVKDQQWYKRGCFEFVH; encoded by the exons ATGTCTCATAGTGGAACTCAAGGTAGCGTTGGAAGCCATTCTGCATCTGGTCTTCGTAGTAACAGG ATTATCATATACgagcatgaaaacttccaaggacgTTGGGTGGACATTAACGCAGAGTGCCGAAACATCTGCGATCGAGGATTTGGTAGAGTGGGATCCTTTCGTGTTGAATGTGGACC ATGGGTGGGTTACGAACAACAAAATTTCTGTGGCGAGATGTTCATGTTGGAGAAAGGAGAGTATCCTCGTTGGGACTCCTGGTCCAATAGCTATCGCACTGACTGCATGATGTCTTTCAGACCGGTTAGAATG GATGGCCAAGATCATAAAATTTGTCTCCATGAATGTGCCAACTTTGACGGAAGGAAAATGGAGATCTGTGATGAGGATATTCCCAGTTTATGGGCCTATGGTTTCCAAGACAGAGTTGCCAGCATTAAAGTCACTGGTGGAAC GTGGGTTGGCTATGAGTATCCAGGCTACAGGGGTTACCAGTATGTGCTTGAATGTGGATCTTACAAGCATTGGAACGAATGGGGTGCCAAACAGCCCTTGATTCAGTCCATGCGCCGTGTGAAGGATCAGCAATGGTACAAAAGGGGCTGCTTTGAGTTTGTTCATTAA
- the LOC132396015 gene encoding beta-crystallin A1-2: MAQTNPAGLFKITVYDQENFQGKRMEFTTSCKNIMECGFDNIRSVKVNCGAWVGYEHSSFFGQQFVLEKGEYPRWDAWSGSNAYHIERLTSFRPICSAHHKESKIIIFEKENFIGKQWEMCDDYPSLQAMGWGNNEVGSMKVQAGAWVCYQYPGYRGFQYIMECDRHAGEYKHWREWGSHAQTCQIQSLRRIQE; encoded by the exons ATGGCGCAGACAAACCCAGCAGGACTTTTCAAG ATTACTGTTTATGATCAAGAAAACTTCCAGGGCAAAAGGATGGAATTTACCACATCCTGCAAGAACATCATGGAGTGTGGATTCGACAATATTCGGTCTGTCAAAGTCAACTGTGGAGC GTGGGTTGGTTATGAACATTCTAGCTTCTTTGGGCAACAATTTGTcctggagaaaggggaatatcCACGGTGGGATGCCTGGAGTGGCAGCAACGCCTACCACATTGAGAGGCTGACATCCTTCCGCCCCATTTGCTCTGCT caCCACAAAGAGTCCAAAATTATCATCTTCGAGAAGGAAAACTTCATTGGCAAACAGTGGGAGATGTGCGATGATTACCCCTCTTTGCAAGCCATGGGCTGGGGCAACAATGAAGTTGGATCCATGAAAGTTCAAGCTGGCGC ATGGGTGTGCTACCAGTATCCAGGATACCGTGGCttccagtacattatggaatgtGATCGCCATGCCGGAGAGTACAAACACTGGAGGGAATGGGGATCCCACGCGCAGACCTGTCAGATCCAGTCACTCCGCCGCATTCAAGAGTAA